A window of the Halopseudomonas phragmitis genome harbors these coding sequences:
- the pilV gene encoding type IV pilus modification protein PilV: MSCLSCQRGSSLLEVLIAVLVLAIGVLGAASLQLNALRFNASAAHSTLASFIAYDILDRMRANYQQLDQYVTQISGDCQRVPAFAQDILARDLADLHEAVSCLLPGGTATVERQGARVIVTIAWSETRIVAGQTDTRFVVSSEIGL, from the coding sequence ATGTCATGTCTATCCTGCCAGCGCGGCTCCAGTCTGCTGGAAGTGTTGATCGCCGTACTGGTCTTGGCCATCGGAGTGCTCGGGGCCGCATCACTGCAACTGAATGCCTTGCGCTTCAATGCCAGTGCTGCGCATAGCACTCTGGCCAGTTTCATTGCCTATGACATCCTTGATCGGATGCGGGCCAACTATCAGCAGCTTGACCAGTATGTCACCCAGATCAGTGGTGACTGCCAACGGGTGCCTGCGTTCGCGCAGGATATTCTGGCCCGTGATCTGGCCGACCTGCATGAAGCTGTAAGCTGCCTTTTGCCTGGTGGTACCGCTACGGTTGAGCGTCAGGGCGCGCGGGTCATTGTGACTATCGCCTGGTCCGAAACGCGTATTGTGGCCGGCCAGACCGATACCCGGTTTGTCGTCTCCAGTGAGATAGGTTTGTGA
- a CDS encoding NAD(P)/FAD-dependent oxidoreductase produces the protein MTHNHNIAIIGAGLAGISAAQALTQSGHRVTLYDKSRGSGGRMCSKRTTEGDFDIGAQYFTARDSQFRQEVKRWLDQGWVTEWNPRLYRYDDNGLTPSEDDQQRFVGTPRMTAWSRHLLEGLELVGETRIVRLHPEADRQWLLVDEHDRHYGPYDRVVIATPAPQAVPLLEAAPQLAQTAAQVQMEAGWAVAMAFEQPLTTNVDACFVRTGPLDWVARNSSKPGRAGLDTWVVQSTASWAEGHLDLKPEAVTQQLGQALAEVLGLHLPPPVQSHAHRWLYARPNGEYNWGALAAPELGVYVCGDWCLGGRLENAWLSGLQAARTLT, from the coding sequence ATGACCCACAACCACAATATTGCCATCATTGGCGCCGGCCTGGCTGGCATCAGCGCCGCACAGGCCCTGACCCAGTCCGGTCACCGCGTCACCCTGTATGACAAGAGCCGCGGCAGCGGTGGGCGCATGTGCAGCAAACGCACGACTGAAGGCGATTTCGACATAGGCGCACAGTACTTCACCGCGCGCGACAGCCAATTCCGTCAGGAGGTCAAACGTTGGCTGGATCAGGGCTGGGTCACCGAATGGAACCCGCGTCTATACCGCTACGACGACAACGGCCTGACACCGTCGGAGGACGATCAGCAGCGTTTCGTCGGCACGCCACGCATGACCGCCTGGTCCCGCCACCTGCTCGAAGGCCTGGAACTGGTTGGTGAAACACGCATCGTCCGGCTGCACCCCGAGGCCGACCGCCAGTGGCTGCTGGTCGACGAGCATGACCGCCATTACGGCCCCTACGACCGGGTCGTGATCGCCACCCCGGCCCCGCAGGCCGTGCCGTTATTGGAAGCCGCGCCACAACTGGCGCAGACTGCCGCACAGGTTCAGATGGAAGCTGGCTGGGCCGTGGCCATGGCCTTTGAACAGCCGCTCACAACCAACGTCGATGCCTGTTTTGTACGCACCGGCCCACTCGACTGGGTCGCCCGCAACAGCAGCAAACCCGGCCGGGCCGGGCTCGACACCTGGGTAGTGCAGTCCACCGCGAGCTGGGCCGAAGGTCACCTGGACCTCAAGCCCGAAGCAGTCACCCAGCAACTTGGCCAGGCTCTGGCTGAGGTTCTGGGCCTGCACCTGCCGCCCCCGGTGCAAAGCCACGCCCATCGCTGGCTGTATGCCCGCCCCAATGGCGAATACAACTGGGGAGCACTGGCAGCCCCGGAACTGGGCGTCTATGTCTGTGGCGACTGGTGCCTGGGCGGACGGCTGGAAAATGCCTGGCTGAGCGGACTACAGGCGGCTCGCACCCTGACCTGA
- the hemH gene encoding ferrochelatase has translation MSDRGVLLVNLGSPASTEVADVRRYLNQFLMDPLVVDLPWPLRRLLVSMILLRRPKASAEAYASIWWDEGSPLVVISRRVQQALQAQLDMPVELAMRYGQPSIEQGLLKLAQQPGVREVLFMPQYPQHADSTITTSVREAQRVIAKHQLPLTLTVVPAFYDRSDYLEALVASAKPYFEQPFDHVLLSYHGLPERHLKKADPTGSHCLASPDCCERPSPAHATCYRAQCTAVSKQFAQRLGLAPEQWSQAFQSRLGRDKWIEPYTETRIDELAAQGVKRLLVLCPAFVADCIETLEEIGDRAREQFIEAGGQELVLVPCLNDHPQWVATLAQWCRTTPRAA, from the coding sequence ATGTCTGATCGTGGGGTCTTGCTGGTCAATCTCGGCTCGCCTGCCAGTACCGAGGTGGCCGATGTGCGGCGCTATCTCAATCAATTTCTGATGGACCCTCTGGTAGTTGACCTGCCCTGGCCGTTGCGCCGCCTGCTGGTCAGCATGATTCTGCTGCGCCGACCCAAGGCCTCGGCCGAGGCCTATGCTTCGATCTGGTGGGATGAAGGCTCGCCCCTGGTGGTGATCAGTCGCCGGGTGCAGCAGGCGCTGCAGGCGCAACTGGATATGCCGGTCGAACTGGCCATGCGTTACGGCCAGCCTTCGATTGAGCAGGGCCTGCTGAAACTGGCGCAGCAGCCTGGGGTGCGCGAGGTATTGTTCATGCCGCAATACCCTCAGCATGCCGACAGCACCATTACCACTTCAGTTCGAGAGGCGCAGCGGGTCATTGCCAAGCATCAATTGCCGTTGACTCTGACGGTGGTGCCGGCCTTTTATGACCGGTCCGACTATCTGGAGGCGCTGGTGGCCAGTGCCAAACCCTACTTCGAGCAGCCATTCGACCATGTGCTGCTGAGTTACCATGGCTTGCCGGAGCGGCATTTGAAGAAGGCCGACCCGACCGGCTCACATTGCCTGGCCTCTCCCGACTGTTGCGAGCGTCCGTCACCGGCCCATGCAACCTGCTACCGGGCCCAGTGCACAGCGGTGAGCAAGCAGTTTGCCCAGCGCCTGGGGCTGGCGCCGGAGCAGTGGTCGCAGGCTTTCCAGTCGCGGCTGGGACGGGACAAGTGGATCGAGCCCTATACCGAAACCCGGATCGACGAGTTGGCGGCACAGGGGGTCAAGCGCCTGCTGGTGCTGTGTCCGGCGTTCGTGGCCGACTGCATCGAGACGCTGGAGGAGATTGGCGACCGGGCCCGCGAACAGTTTATTGAAGCGGGCGGCCAGGAGCTGGTGCTGGTCCCCTGTCTGAACGACCACCCGCAGTGGGTTGCAACCCTGGCCCAGTGGTGTCGGACCACGCCGCGAGCGGCCTGA
- a CDS encoding pilus assembly protein gives MSLVEESETGLIRRLAAGWLGLLVGMAIPWPAQAFNPLSGPLTGCTTATSQAALSTGELLADSRLFRTSFDRQDWSGRVEAYALEQGGELGRRLWSSDERLTPIQQPRLYQTWRQAVGALAGAAVPLDAFTADSFGPAQRQQLSEAAQRAGLPAGQDQALLDWARGETVASLRPRQRLLGDVINAELRYAAPAQVAHDYGVAGYTGYWQFKQTSMTSLLVLGANDGFLHILDAETGNPQLAYLPAAAITGLEQRARVDYGHSAEHRSGMDGPITLADAQIAGQWSTVAVAGMGAGGQGLSAVRLFDQARGAGALGGLWDVHASDPAYADLGYSYGQPQIAYLDGRWVVISGNGYGSRRAQAALYVLALDDGRLLRQLDVGEAGANGLSAPVLVHDAQGQVQVAYAGDLQGRLWKFELSGGAAGWRVAFAGEPLFQAAAGQPISVAPVAVRHPQGGHLLLFGTGKFLEAADRMDLEGQAFYAIWDRPGGQPAIGPADLLAQRITDEFDTAQGQSRQVSQERVDWSTQRGWYLPLGVAGERVTRAAQVSAGRVLFTTAYLRSDGQDACLSEAGGWLMVLDLYSGAMLPTALLGSATDGQGDENGDETGSAIAGLEQGVGLPGEILLLDVPDLALDETGQPVSGGGQGLFCDNRRETCQCPERASACLSEHRRPACVEQQVITPGSGGLARQRLTNNCRFTQALWRQLM, from the coding sequence ATGTCCTTGGTGGAGGAATCTGAGACAGGGTTGATTCGCCGATTGGCGGCTGGCTGGCTAGGGCTGCTGGTGGGGATGGCCATACCTTGGCCGGCACAGGCCTTCAACCCGTTGAGTGGCCCCTTGACGGGTTGCACGACGGCGACCAGCCAGGCTGCGCTCAGCACGGGTGAGTTGCTGGCTGACAGTCGGCTGTTTCGCACCAGCTTCGATCGGCAAGACTGGAGTGGCCGGGTCGAAGCCTATGCCCTGGAGCAGGGCGGCGAACTGGGGCGGCGACTATGGAGCAGCGATGAGCGTTTGACCCCGATACAGCAGCCCCGGCTGTACCAGACCTGGCGTCAGGCCGTGGGTGCGCTCGCTGGCGCGGCGGTGCCTCTGGATGCTTTTACCGCCGATAGTTTCGGGCCGGCTCAGCGCCAGCAACTGAGCGAGGCCGCACAGCGGGCCGGATTGCCAGCCGGGCAAGATCAGGCCCTACTGGACTGGGCCAGGGGCGAGACAGTAGCGTCACTGCGTCCACGGCAGCGGCTGCTGGGGGATGTAATCAATGCTGAGTTGCGCTACGCCGCCCCGGCACAGGTTGCCCACGATTACGGGGTTGCTGGTTACACCGGCTACTGGCAATTCAAGCAGACCAGTATGACCTCGCTCCTGGTGCTGGGCGCCAATGACGGTTTTCTTCATATTCTTGATGCCGAGACCGGCAATCCACAGCTGGCTTACCTGCCAGCGGCTGCGATTACCGGGCTGGAGCAGCGGGCGCGGGTCGATTATGGCCATAGTGCTGAACACCGCTCCGGTATGGATGGGCCGATCACCCTGGCCGATGCGCAGATTGCCGGTCAGTGGTCCACAGTCGCTGTCGCCGGCATGGGCGCGGGTGGTCAGGGCCTGTCGGCAGTGCGCCTGTTCGATCAGGCACGCGGTGCCGGCGCCTTGGGCGGGTTGTGGGATGTGCATGCCAGTGACCCCGCTTATGCCGATCTGGGGTATAGCTATGGCCAGCCTCAGATTGCCTATCTGGATGGCCGCTGGGTGGTGATCAGTGGCAATGGCTACGGCAGTCGTCGGGCTCAGGCCGCCCTGTATGTGTTGGCGCTGGATGATGGTCGGCTGCTACGCCAGCTGGACGTCGGAGAGGCGGGGGCTAATGGGCTGTCGGCCCCGGTGCTGGTGCATGATGCCCAAGGGCAGGTGCAGGTGGCCTACGCCGGTGACCTGCAGGGCCGGTTGTGGAAGTTCGAACTGAGCGGCGGCGCAGCGGGCTGGCGGGTGGCGTTCGCAGGCGAGCCTTTATTCCAGGCCGCCGCCGGTCAGCCGATTAGCGTGGCGCCGGTAGCAGTCAGGCATCCGCAAGGTGGTCATCTGCTGCTGTTTGGTACCGGCAAGTTCCTTGAAGCGGCTGATCGCATGGATCTCGAAGGGCAGGCGTTTTATGCGATTTGGGATCGGCCGGGCGGGCAGCCGGCGATTGGTCCTGCGGATCTGCTGGCCCAGCGCATCACTGATGAGTTCGATACCGCCCAGGGGCAGTCTCGTCAGGTCAGTCAGGAGCGGGTTGACTGGAGTACTCAGCGTGGCTGGTATTTGCCGCTGGGGGTGGCGGGCGAGCGGGTCACGCGTGCGGCGCAAGTGAGCGCTGGGCGGGTTTTGTTCACTACCGCGTACCTGCGCAGCGATGGGCAGGATGCCTGTCTCAGCGAGGCGGGCGGCTGGTTGATGGTGCTGGATCTTTATTCGGGGGCAATGCTGCCCACAGCGCTGCTCGGCAGCGCTACTGATGGGCAGGGTGATGAAAACGGTGATGAAACCGGTAGTGCCATCGCCGGGCTGGAGCAGGGGGTTGGCCTGCCTGGCGAGATCCTGTTGCTCGATGTGCCGGATCTGGCGCTGGATGAAACCGGGCAACCGGTCTCGGGTGGTGGTCAGGGGCTGTTTTGCGACAACCGGCGTGAAACCTGTCAGTGCCCGGAGCGGGCCAGTGCATGCCTTAGCGAGCATCGGCGGCCAGCCTGTGTCGAACAGCAGGTAATAACGCCGGGCAGTGGCGGGTTGGCCCGGCAGCGGCTGACCAACAACTGCCGCTTTACCCAGGCGCTCTGGCGCCAACTGATGTAG
- a CDS encoding prepilin-type N-terminal cleavage/methylation domain-containing protein has product MSRRACLSSRQSGVGLVELLVAMVLGVVLVLGVVQLFVASKQSFEVQRLSAGVQEDARFILNRLTRELRMVGMYGCLDLTRLPDEQRAWVPAQFATPIRFDGEVLSLITADPTGELFASPSVRSPQDYNARWLIASNCRDGNDFRLVEDASLDIQPGDMVIPVRLQEYRLRNYQVQSRLNGSGNFETLLGGVVSLEFSFGLAASAEDSAVSGQYVSTLASTDLARIRSVRLALRLSDNPQAPDAGRVRAQDYRMVVAIRNLVL; this is encoded by the coding sequence GTGAGTAGGCGAGCTTGCCTGTCCAGTCGCCAGTCTGGGGTAGGGCTGGTCGAATTGCTGGTTGCCATGGTGCTTGGTGTGGTGTTGGTGCTTGGTGTGGTCCAGCTGTTTGTCGCCAGCAAGCAATCGTTCGAGGTGCAGCGTCTGTCTGCTGGGGTTCAGGAGGATGCGCGTTTCATTCTCAATCGACTGACGCGTGAGCTGCGCATGGTCGGCATGTATGGTTGCCTGGACTTGACGCGTTTGCCGGATGAGCAGCGTGCCTGGGTACCGGCGCAGTTCGCTACTCCGATTCGTTTCGATGGCGAGGTGCTGTCGCTGATCACCGCTGACCCCACCGGCGAACTGTTTGCCAGCCCGAGTGTGCGCAGCCCGCAGGATTACAACGCCCGCTGGCTGATTGCGAGCAACTGTCGGGACGGCAACGATTTTCGCCTGGTCGAGGATGCCAGTCTCGATATTCAGCCCGGTGACATGGTGATACCGGTACGACTGCAGGAGTATCGGTTACGCAATTATCAGGTGCAGTCTCGGCTCAATGGCAGCGGCAACTTCGAGACCCTGCTGGGAGGCGTGGTCAGCCTTGAGTTCAGCTTTGGTTTGGCTGCTAGTGCTGAGGACTCGGCGGTCAGCGGCCAGTATGTCAGCACACTGGCCAGCACGGATCTGGCGCGGATTCGCAGCGTGCGGCTGGCGTTGCGCCTGAGCGATAACCCGCAGGCACCGGATGCGGGTCGAGTTCGGGCACAGGACTATCGGATGGTGGTAGCTATCCGCAACCTGGTGCTGTGA
- a CDS encoding 2-hydroxyacid dehydrogenase has product MSELDSIVFLDHASLDLGDLDLDPLRRQAGHLQLYPATAPEQVLEHIAGHPVVITNKVVIDDAVMQACPNLRLILVAATGTNNVDLDAARRRGITVCNCRGYGTPSVAQHTLMLMLVLITRFESYRQAVREGAWQRSSQFCLLDFPIGELHGRTLGILGYGELGQAVGRLAEAFGMRVLVGALPGRESSGRLALAELLEQVDVLSLHCPLTEQTRGLIDAAALARMKPGSLLVNTARGGIVDEAALLAALRSGHLAGAATDVLVQEPPVNGNPLLDAQLPNLVITPHSAWGSREARQRIVGQMAENLAGFFAGQSLRVVS; this is encoded by the coding sequence ATGTCTGAACTCGATTCGATTGTATTTCTCGATCATGCGTCTCTCGATCTCGGCGACCTCGACCTGGACCCGCTACGGCGTCAGGCCGGGCACTTGCAACTGTACCCCGCAACAGCTCCGGAACAGGTGCTTGAGCACATTGCCGGGCACCCGGTGGTCATCACCAACAAGGTGGTGATCGATGACGCGGTGATGCAGGCCTGCCCCAATCTGAGGCTGATCCTGGTGGCCGCAACCGGCACTAACAATGTCGATCTGGACGCCGCCCGGCGCCGCGGTATCACGGTATGCAACTGCCGGGGTTACGGTACGCCCTCGGTGGCTCAGCACACCCTGATGCTGATGCTGGTCTTGATCACCCGCTTCGAGTCCTATCGTCAGGCGGTACGCGAGGGGGCCTGGCAGCGCAGCAGCCAGTTTTGTCTGCTCGACTTTCCGATTGGCGAGCTGCACGGTCGTACTCTAGGTATTCTCGGTTACGGCGAGTTGGGCCAGGCGGTGGGCCGGCTGGCCGAAGCCTTCGGTATGCGTGTGCTGGTGGGAGCCTTGCCGGGGCGGGAGAGTTCGGGGCGGCTGGCGCTGGCCGAGCTGCTGGAACAGGTTGATGTACTCAGTCTGCATTGCCCCTTGACTGAGCAGACCCGTGGCCTGATCGACGCCGCCGCTCTGGCGCGGATGAAGCCCGGCAGTCTGCTGGTGAATACCGCCCGCGGTGGAATTGTCGATGAGGCGGCGTTGCTGGCTGCCCTGCGCAGTGGTCATCTGGCTGGGGCCGCTACTGATGTGCTGGTTCAGGAACCACCGGTCAATGGCAATCCACTGCTCGATGCCCAATTACCCAACCTGGTGATCACGCCGCATAGTGCCTGGGGTAGTCGTGAGGCGCGTCAGCGCATTGTCGGACAGATGGCTGAGAATCTGGCGGGTTTTTTCGCCGGGCAGTCATTGCGGGTGGTGAGCTAA
- a CDS encoding type IV pilin protein, whose amino-acid sequence MPTRTTGFTLMELLIVLVVVAILASLAYPSYQEHVRQTRRAEVGALLLENAQLLERHYTRHGRYDSGQVVGLVSQSPASGPALFNIQLERTAETFQLRAIATPGGIMAQDACAHYGLDQLGRRTPTEPKCWRR is encoded by the coding sequence GTGCCGACGCGGACGACAGGCTTCACCCTGATGGAATTGTTGATTGTACTGGTGGTCGTGGCGATTCTGGCCAGTCTGGCCTATCCCTCGTATCAGGAGCACGTACGTCAGACCCGGCGTGCCGAAGTGGGTGCCCTGCTACTGGAAAACGCCCAGCTTCTGGAGCGTCATTACACCCGCCATGGCCGTTATGATAGCGGTCAGGTCGTCGGATTGGTGAGTCAGAGTCCGGCGTCAGGTCCGGCGCTATTCAATATTCAGTTGGAGCGAACGGCGGAGACTTTTCAGCTGAGAGCCATCGCTACCCCTGGCGGGATAATGGCGCAGGATGCATGTGCCCACTATGGGCTGGATCAGCTCGGCCGGCGAACGCCGACCGAGCCGAAGTGCTGGCGCCGTTAG
- a CDS encoding pilus assembly PilX family protein produces MGAGPRQRGAALVASLVFLLLLSLISSAGIQMSTLQERMAANSRQRHDGFQAAEAGLRRVEELLRSEVLNNRPLPAPCQAETCELAPQVLDLDAQGLAGIGWRQLEHDQSVNGVQLWYQVYSLGESLVPVKAPGEAPAHLYRVVVVGLSGNTRIVLESMYVLGGGI; encoded by the coding sequence ATGGGCGCAGGACCGCGTCAGCGCGGCGCGGCACTGGTGGCCAGCCTGGTGTTTTTGCTGTTGTTGAGCCTGATCAGCAGTGCCGGCATTCAGATGTCGACCTTGCAGGAACGCATGGCCGCCAATAGCAGACAACGTCATGACGGGTTTCAGGCTGCCGAGGCGGGCCTGCGCCGGGTAGAGGAGTTGCTGCGCTCGGAGGTGCTGAATAACCGGCCCCTGCCGGCCCCCTGTCAGGCGGAAACCTGTGAACTTGCCCCGCAAGTGCTGGATCTGGATGCCCAGGGTTTGGCCGGCATTGGCTGGCGGCAATTGGAGCATGATCAGTCCGTCAATGGCGTGCAGCTCTGGTATCAGGTTTACAGCCTGGGGGAAAGTCTGGTGCCAGTTAAGGCGCCGGGCGAGGCGCCCGCCCACCTGTATCGGGTCGTGGTGGTTGGGCTCAGTGGCAATACACGGATTGTATTGGAGAGCATGTATGTCCTTGGTGGAGGAATCTGA
- a CDS encoding TIGR01777 family oxidoreductase — MHIMITGGTGLIGRALCQRLLADGHQVSVWSRRADQVGTLCGTQVRGVSSLAQLDGEHLDAVVNLAGAPIADRPWTAKRKAELWSSRVTLTEQLVAWMGARAQKPEVLISGSAVGWYGDGGDQPLTEDSPAHPEYTHMLCDAWESAARRASAYGVRVCLLRTGLVLAADGGFLKRLLLPFKLGLGGALGSGRQYIPWVHRADLIELIVWLLSNPECRGVFNGSAPHPVTNREFARSLGRALKRPAFMPLPAPVLKLGLGEMSRLLLTGQNALPKRAQEQGFDFRYQHLDEALTDILHSS; from the coding sequence ATGCACATAATGATTACCGGTGGCACCGGCTTGATCGGACGAGCGCTCTGTCAGCGACTGTTGGCGGATGGTCACCAAGTGAGTGTCTGGAGTCGTCGGGCGGATCAGGTGGGCACGCTGTGTGGGACTCAGGTTCGTGGGGTATCGAGCCTGGCGCAACTGGATGGCGAACATCTCGATGCGGTCGTCAATCTGGCCGGGGCGCCGATCGCTGACCGGCCCTGGACCGCCAAGCGCAAGGCCGAACTCTGGTCCAGCCGAGTGACCCTGACTGAACAGTTGGTGGCCTGGATGGGCGCGCGGGCGCAAAAGCCCGAGGTGTTAATCAGTGGCTCGGCAGTCGGCTGGTATGGCGATGGTGGTGACCAGCCGTTGACGGAAGACAGCCCTGCTCATCCTGAATACACCCATATGCTTTGTGATGCCTGGGAGTCGGCGGCGCGGCGGGCCTCGGCCTATGGCGTGCGGGTTTGCCTGCTGCGCACCGGCCTGGTGCTAGCGGCCGACGGTGGTTTTCTCAAGCGTCTGTTGCTGCCGTTCAAGCTGGGGCTGGGTGGCGCGCTGGGTTCCGGCAGGCAGTATATTCCCTGGGTTCACCGGGCTGATCTGATCGAACTGATCGTATGGCTGCTGAGCAATCCCGAGTGCCGTGGGGTTTTCAATGGCAGTGCGCCGCACCCGGTGACCAATCGTGAGTTTGCCCGCAGCCTGGGCCGGGCCCTGAAGCGCCCGGCCTTCATGCCGCTGCCGGCTCCGGTATTGAAGCTGGGGTTGGGGGAAATGTCACGGTTGCTGCTGACTGGGCAGAATGCTTTGCCCAAGCGGGCACAGGAGCAGGGTTTTGACTTTCGTTATCAGCACCTCGACGAGGCGCTGACGGATATTTTGCATTCATCTTGA
- a CDS encoding YbgA family protein produces the protein MRTVSRTIPIGISACLVGQPVRFNGGHKHSSLCTAQLGPAFTLVPFCPEVAVGLDTPRQPIRLVGEPQAPRVLGSQDPTLDLTEPLQRYGAQVAANHPELCGFILMQKSPSCGLQRVKLYQADGQLQPKTSSGAFASALRQANPWLPIEEEGRLHDPVLRENFITRVEVYAQWRQQLEPQLSAAALLAFHARHKYLLLAHHPESYRRLGQRLANLRRADLGATAQAYFQELMEALSRPASRQRHSNALEHIAGHFKRALNPAEKHELAELIGHYRQGLVPLVVPITLLKHHLLKHPDSYLQQQSYLQPHPPELSLRNAI, from the coding sequence ATGCGCACTGTCAGTCGCACCATCCCCATAGGCATCAGCGCCTGCCTGGTTGGGCAACCGGTTCGCTTCAACGGTGGCCACAAGCATTCGTCGCTGTGTACCGCTCAACTGGGGCCAGCCTTCACGCTGGTCCCGTTCTGCCCAGAGGTTGCGGTCGGGCTCGATACTCCGCGCCAACCCATCCGCCTGGTCGGCGAGCCTCAGGCGCCGAGAGTACTTGGCAGCCAGGATCCTACGCTTGACCTGACCGAACCCCTACAGCGCTATGGTGCCCAGGTAGCCGCCAACCATCCGGAACTGTGTGGTTTCATCCTGATGCAGAAATCTCCCAGTTGCGGCCTGCAACGGGTCAAGCTCTATCAGGCCGATGGCCAGTTGCAGCCCAAAACCAGCAGCGGCGCCTTTGCCAGCGCGCTACGCCAGGCCAACCCCTGGCTGCCGATCGAAGAAGAAGGGCGACTGCACGATCCGGTACTGCGTGAAAATTTCATCACCCGGGTTGAAGTCTATGCCCAATGGCGCCAGCAACTCGAGCCGCAGCTCAGCGCCGCCGCTCTGCTGGCCTTTCATGCCCGGCACAAATATCTGCTGCTGGCCCATCACCCCGAAAGCTACCGCCGCCTTGGTCAACGTCTGGCCAACCTGCGCCGGGCCGACCTGGGCGCGACAGCACAGGCCTATTTTCAGGAGTTGATGGAAGCACTCAGCCGCCCGGCCAGTCGCCAGCGCCACAGCAACGCCCTGGAGCATATCGCCGGGCATTTCAAGCGCGCCCTGAATCCGGCCGAGAAACATGAACTGGCGGAGCTGATCGGCCATTACCGACAGGGCCTGGTTCCGCTGGTGGTGCCAATCACCCTGCTCAAACACCACCTGCTCAAGCACCCGGACAGCTACCTGCAACAACAAAGCTATCTGCAGCCACACCCACCCGAACTCAGCCTGCGCAACGCGATTTAA
- a CDS encoding LysE family transporter, with protein sequence MYLNEFLLVALVHLLAVMSPGPDFAVVIRNSVGAGRQAGLLTAAGVGSGILLHVGYSLLGIGLIVSQSVWLFNLLKWLAAAYLLYIGIRALRAKPQLLPDGHTPPLAMAPGKAFINGFITNGLNPKATLFFLSLFTVVINPQTPLAIQAGYGLYLALATAAWFCLVALLFSHHSVRRGFARLGHWFDRLMGAILVGLGLHLALSEWLRR encoded by the coding sequence ATGTATTTGAATGAGTTTTTGCTGGTGGCGCTGGTCCATCTGCTGGCGGTAATGAGCCCTGGGCCGGACTTTGCCGTGGTAATTCGCAACAGCGTTGGTGCCGGCCGCCAGGCCGGCTTGCTGACCGCCGCGGGGGTCGGCAGTGGCATCCTGCTGCATGTCGGTTATTCGCTGCTGGGTATTGGCCTGATCGTGTCGCAGTCGGTCTGGCTGTTCAACCTGCTCAAATGGCTGGCCGCCGCCTACCTGCTGTATATCGGCATCCGTGCCCTGCGGGCCAAACCCCAACTGCTGCCCGACGGCCATACTCCTCCGCTGGCCATGGCGCCCGGCAAGGCCTTCATCAACGGTTTCATCACCAATGGTCTGAACCCCAAGGCCACCCTGTTTTTCCTGTCCCTGTTCACCGTGGTGATCAATCCGCAGACCCCACTGGCGATCCAGGCCGGCTACGGGCTGTATCTGGCACTGGCGACCGCCGCCTGGTTCTGCCTGGTGGCCCTGCTGTTCAGCCATCACAGTGTCCGCCGGGGTTTTGCCCGACTGGGCCACTGGTTCGACCGGTTGATGGGCGCCATCCTGGTCGGTCTGGGCCTGCATCTGGCCTTGTCCGAATGGCTTCGGCGTTAG